The genomic window ACGATCTCAAGACACCGCGTGACCGCATAGAAGGTCTTGCGATCCGCCGCGAATTCGGCGGCGGTCAGGGTCTCGCAGAAGCTCTGCGCCAAAAGGCAGTTGTCCAGAATTGCACGCCAAGCCAGCCGCTCTTTGCGATCCGGTTCAGAAGGCAAAGATCGCCTCGCGCTCGGCCTCGCGACGCACGGGTTCGATCAGCATCTCGCGATCTGACACATCCGCGCGCCCGGCGAACAAGTCGCCAATGAACTGGGTGATGCCGACATAGTCGTACAGGTTCACCTCAGCTGCCGGGTCGATCTCGACCATGATGTCCAGATCGCTGTCGGGCCGTGCCTCGCCCCGCGCGACCGATCCGAACAGGGCGGCATGCGTGACGCCCTGACGACGCAACTCCCCCTCGTGCTCGCGCAGGACGGCAATGACGGCGGCGCTGTTCATGCCGCCAGTCTAGCGCGAAGACCGCTCCGACGCGAGAGCGCCGAAATCAGCCCGCGTACTTGGCCGCGTCCTCGTCGGAGATGTCCTCGTTCGAATAGACCGCCGAGACGTCGTCCTCGGCGTCCAGCGCGTCCAGCAGCTTGAACAGGGTGCCGACGGCCTCGCCCGTCACCGGCACTTCGGACTGCGGCTTCCAGACGATGGCGGTGGACTTGGGATCGCCCAGCACCTTGGACATGGCCTCGGCGACGTCGTTCAGGTCCTCGAAGGCGGTCCAGATCGTGTGGCCCGGCGCGTCCTCATAGATGTCGGGTTTGACCAGATCGCTCTCGACGTCCTGGGCGCCGGCCTCGATGGCGGCTTCCATCACGGCGTCTTCCGAACCGGCCTCTGCGGCGTAGGTGATCTTGCCCACCTTGTCCCACATGAAGGCGACCGAGTTCATCTCACTCAGCGCGCCGCCGTTCTTCTTGAAGGCCGCGCCGATGTTGGACGCCGCGCGATTGCGGTTGTCGGTCAAGGCCTCGACGATGATGCCCACGCCGCCCGGACCCCGGCCCTCGTAGCGGACCTCTTCCATCGTATCGACGTCGCCGCCGGCGGCCTTGTTGATGGCGCGCTGGATCACGTCCTTGGGCAGGCTTTCGGCCTTGGCGTTGTTGACCGCCAGGCGCAGGCGCGGGTTCGCCGCCGGATCCGGCAGGCCCGACTTGGCCGCCACGGTGATGTCGCGCGACAGTTTGGAGAACAGCTTGGAGCGCTGCGCATCGGCGCGCCCCTTGCGGTGCATGATGTTCTTGAATTTCGAGTGGCCGGCCATGGGATCGTCTTTGAGCGTTCTGAACCTGAGCCGCGCCTCCTAAACGAAGAGCGGCATCCTGTCACGATACGCCGATCGGGGGCGACAGGGGTGGAACCTGTACCGTTTGGGCGTATTGATCCGGACAAGACAGACGGAGCGTAAAGTCATGACCGCAGACGACACCATCTATGAAGCCGAGGGCTATATGGACGACGACCTGCGCGAGGCCGACATCGTCGAGTGGTACGAAGCCCGCCCGGTCACCGTCTCCACCGCCGTCGCCACCGGCGCCATCGTCACCGCCTTCACCCTGGGCGCCCTGACCGCCGTCGGCGCCCTGTTCCTGATCGGCCGTCTGGACGATTAAGGCGCTAGACGCTCAGGCGTAAGGCCAGGGCCGCC from Brevundimonas fontaquae includes these protein-coding regions:
- a CDS encoding nucleotidyltransferase family protein — its product is MNSAAVIAVLREHEGELRRQGVTHAALFGSVARGEARPDSDLDIMVEIDPAAEVNLYDYVGITQFIGDLFAGRADVSDREMLIEPVRREAEREAIFAF
- a CDS encoding YebC/PmpR family DNA-binding transcriptional regulator; this encodes MAGHSKFKNIMHRKGRADAQRSKLFSKLSRDITVAAKSGLPDPAANPRLRLAVNNAKAESLPKDVIQRAINKAAGGDVDTMEEVRYEGRGPGGVGIIVEALTDNRNRAASNIGAAFKKNGGALSEMNSVAFMWDKVGKITYAAEAGSEDAVMEAAIEAGAQDVESDLVKPDIYEDAPGHTIWTAFEDLNDVAEAMSKVLGDPKSTAIVWKPQSEVPVTGEAVGTLFKLLDALDAEDDVSAVYSNEDISDEDAAKYAG